A single genomic interval of Nerophis lumbriciformis linkage group LG17, RoL_Nlum_v2.1, whole genome shotgun sequence harbors:
- the ndufc2 gene encoding NADH dehydrogenase [ubiquinone] 1 subunit C2, protein MRKVPDEGKVLPPPGIVNMPSVWLAGCGWFSAMLHNAISHRPPLKSGVHRQVLLATIGWYLGYRMKRYENYVNARLDRDMKEYIKLYPDDFRPKETKTYAEIVEPFHPIR, encoded by the exons ATGAGGAAAGTTCCAGACGAGGGCAAGGTGCTCCCTCCCCCGGGAATCGTCAACATGCCCTCGGTGTGGCTGGCGGGCTGCGGCTGGTTCTCCGCCATGCTCCACAATGCTATCTCGCACAGGCCGCCGCTCAAGTCAG GGGTCCATCGGCAGGTCCTGCTGGCGACAATTGGCTGGTACTTGGGCTACCGCATGAAAAGATATGAAAACTACGTCAATGCCAGACTGGACCGAGACATGAAGGAGTACATCAAACTCTACCCCGATGACTTCAGGCCCAAGG AAACAAAGACCTATGCTGAGATCGTGGAGCCTTTCCATCCCATACGCTGA